From a region of the Dickeya poaceiphila genome:
- a CDS encoding CRISPR-associated helicase/endonuclease Cas3: MPEAVHSELLSAPYFRYWGKARSSSKHENSVPYHLLPYHCLDVAACGYWLMKHNRFHVRDHVQVLGLDDESTALWLAWFLAWHDIGKFARSFQQLYQHPDAPLVRPAGQASSMRHDSLGLWLWCFRLYDRWEEDASWLPAVSHADKFHYVMDLWLRLVCGHHGQPPEEKDNGALAFHPDDILAAQAYLTDLRTVFPQLTAFPDVFSDRNWRALLQQQSWPLAGCVVLADWIGSSQADFPYCSQPMALADYWREYALPQAEHAVLRLPVASAVASFQGMRALFPFITQPTPLQQQAMTVDISTPGPQLFLLEDVTGAGKTEAALVLTHRLLSAGYGDGLYVGLPTMATANAMYRRLAKAYRALFNEPGLPSLMLAHGARDMVTDFRLSLWEEAQTGPMQYGPDETNASAACNQWFADSRKKALLADVGVGTLDQALMAVMPFRHQSLRLLGLSGKILLLDEVHAYDAYTGRLLENLLAFHASQGGSVIILTATLAASQRERLVQAFYRGVQQPPGTLAEQAGYPWFTQVNRQALREWPVETRAEVRRTVQVNWLSCCAEAIVLIRQAVVAGQCVCWIRNTVDDAIAAWQQLCQCDEIAPDDVLLFHSRFAFCDRMAIEDTAVERFGKHSTGQARRGKVLIATQVVEQSLDIDVDVMISDLAPVDLVIQRAGRLQRHIRRADGSGKQPDDAAPQQDDRAAPVLWILAPQWQPEAGRDWLGTELRGTGAVYSHQAVLWRTQAILRERGALRMPEEARLLIDSVYEPRIAAPAALEDGDYQAQGKQLGDRTVAAQSSLTFSLGYCMAAAQRGWSDDAELFTRAGEESQDIYLAWRADHDDALPQPYAGEGEFGWEKSRLSVRRNWWQQHQKSWPTLQGEALERFRQQLHRPGAEVLLLMPGEVAPFYSEHYGLISESDR; encoded by the coding sequence ATGCCTGAAGCAGTCCATTCGGAACTGTTATCCGCACCCTATTTTCGTTATTGGGGCAAGGCGCGTTCGTCTTCTAAACATGAAAACAGCGTGCCTTACCATTTATTGCCCTATCACTGTCTGGATGTGGCGGCTTGCGGTTATTGGCTAATGAAGCATAACCGTTTTCATGTGCGTGATCATGTGCAGGTATTGGGGTTGGATGACGAGAGCACTGCGTTATGGCTGGCATGGTTTTTGGCCTGGCACGATATCGGTAAATTTGCGCGCAGTTTCCAGCAGTTGTACCAGCATCCGGATGCGCCGCTGGTGCGCCCGGCGGGGCAGGCATCGTCTATGCGTCATGACTCGTTAGGGCTGTGGCTATGGTGCTTCAGACTCTATGACCGTTGGGAGGAAGACGCCAGCTGGTTACCGGCGGTTTCCCATGCCGACAAATTTCATTATGTGATGGATCTGTGGCTGCGGCTAGTGTGCGGCCATCATGGGCAACCACCGGAGGAAAAAGATAATGGTGCGCTGGCGTTTCATCCGGACGACATTCTGGCCGCCCAGGCTTACCTGACCGACCTGCGCACGGTTTTTCCTCAATTAACTGCGTTTCCCGATGTATTTAGCGATCGCAACTGGCGAGCGTTGCTGCAACAACAAAGCTGGCCGCTGGCCGGTTGCGTGGTACTGGCGGACTGGATAGGTTCGTCGCAGGCGGATTTCCCGTATTGCTCACAGCCCATGGCACTGGCGGACTACTGGCGTGAATACGCCTTACCTCAGGCAGAACACGCGGTGTTGCGCCTGCCTGTCGCCAGCGCCGTCGCATCGTTTCAGGGGATGCGCGCCCTGTTTCCTTTCATCACCCAGCCGACACCATTGCAGCAGCAGGCGATGACGGTGGATATCAGCACACCCGGCCCACAGCTGTTTTTGCTGGAAGACGTCACCGGCGCGGGAAAAACCGAGGCGGCGCTGGTGCTGACGCACCGATTGCTGAGCGCCGGGTATGGCGACGGGCTGTATGTTGGTCTGCCGACCATGGCGACCGCCAACGCCATGTACCGGCGCCTGGCGAAAGCGTATCGCGCATTGTTCAACGAACCTGGCTTGCCATCGCTGATGCTGGCGCACGGCGCGCGCGATATGGTGACGGATTTTCGACTGTCGCTATGGGAAGAAGCGCAGACCGGGCCGATGCAGTACGGTCCGGATGAAACCAACGCCAGTGCGGCCTGTAACCAGTGGTTTGCCGACTCGCGCAAAAAGGCGCTGCTGGCGGATGTGGGCGTCGGCACGCTTGATCAGGCATTAATGGCGGTGATGCCGTTTCGGCATCAGTCGCTGCGCCTGTTGGGGTTGAGCGGCAAAATTTTGCTGTTGGACGAAGTGCACGCTTACGACGCCTATACTGGCCGCCTGCTGGAAAACCTGCTGGCCTTCCATGCCAGTCAGGGCGGTAGCGTGATCATTCTGACTGCCACGCTGGCGGCGTCCCAACGGGAACGGCTGGTGCAGGCGTTTTACCGTGGCGTGCAGCAACCGCCCGGTACGCTGGCGGAACAGGCCGGGTATCCGTGGTTTACCCAGGTGAACAGGCAGGCGCTGCGCGAATGGCCGGTGGAAACCCGCGCCGAGGTCCGGCGCACCGTGCAGGTTAACTGGTTGTCCTGCTGCGCCGAGGCCATTGTGCTGATTCGTCAGGCGGTGGTGGCCGGGCAGTGCGTGTGCTGGATTCGCAACACGGTGGACGACGCAATAGCCGCCTGGCAACAACTGTGCCAGTGCGATGAGATAGCGCCGGACGATGTGCTGCTGTTTCACAGCCGGTTTGCGTTTTGCGACCGCATGGCGATTGAAGACACCGCGGTTGAACGCTTTGGTAAACACAGTACCGGGCAAGCGCGGCGCGGCAAGGTGCTGATTGCCACGCAGGTGGTGGAGCAGTCGCTGGATATTGATGTGGACGTGATGATAAGTGACCTGGCGCCGGTAGATCTCGTGATCCAGCGGGCCGGGCGCTTGCAACGGCATATTCGCCGGGCAGACGGTAGCGGTAAACAGCCGGATGACGCTGCACCACAGCAGGATGATCGCGCCGCGCCAGTACTGTGGATACTGGCGCCGCAATGGCAGCCGGAGGCCGGGCGCGACTGGCTGGGCACCGAGTTGCGCGGTACCGGCGCGGTGTATTCGCATCAGGCGGTGTTGTGGCGTACTCAGGCGATATTGCGTGAGCGCGGCGCGCTGCGTATGCCGGAAGAGGCGCGTTTGCTGATAGACAGTGTTTATGAGCCGCGCATTGCCGCTCCCGCCGCGCTGGAAGACGGGGATTATCAGGCGCAAGGAAAACAGCTGGGTGATCGCACCGTTGCGGCGCAATCCTCGCTGACGTTTTCATTAGGGTATTGCATGGCGGCGGCTCAGCGTGGCTGGAGTGATGACGCAGAACTGTTTACCCGCGCCGGCGAGGAGTCGCAGGATATCTATCTGGCCTGGCGCGCTGACCATGACGATGCGTTGCCGCAGCCCTATGCCGGGGAAGGCGAGTTTGGCTGGGAAAAAAGCCGCCTGTCGGTACGCCGGAACTGGTGGCAGCAGCACCAAAAATCGTGGCCGACGCTACAGGGTGAGGCGCTGGAACGCTTTCGACAGCAACTGCACCGCCCCGGTGCCGAGGTATTGCTGCTGATGCCGGGTGAGGTGGCACCGTTTTATAGCGAACACTACGGTTTAATTTCCGAGTCTGACAGGTAA
- a CDS encoding aminoimidazole riboside kinase: MSHKVWVMGDAVVDLIPEGEERYLKCPGGAPANVAVGVARLGGCSGFIGRVGEDTFGHFLRDVLAREQVDIRHMQPDAEHRTSTVVVSLDAQGERTFTFMVRPSADLFLQPSDLPEFQCSEWLHLCSIALSHEPSRSTALEAIRRIRSAQGWVSFDPNIRTDLWHSEQALKDNLEQVLALADVVKLSEEEFRFLSGSDDIRQGSASLMSRYPIKRLLMTQGGNGVWLHDGQQLQHFPAPRVTPVDTTGAGDAFVAGMLAALADYDSPHQVDDWQAVLTQAQRCGALATTAKGAMTALPFAHQLTAAP, encoded by the coding sequence ATGTCTCACAAAGTATGGGTAATGGGCGATGCGGTAGTTGACCTGATTCCAGAAGGCGAAGAGCGCTATCTGAAATGTCCGGGCGGCGCCCCCGCCAATGTCGCCGTGGGCGTTGCCCGATTGGGTGGATGCAGCGGTTTTATTGGCCGTGTCGGCGAGGACACATTTGGTCACTTCCTGCGTGATGTATTAGCCCGTGAGCAGGTGGACATTCGCCATATGCAACCAGACGCAGAACACCGCACTTCCACTGTGGTAGTGAGCCTGGATGCGCAAGGCGAACGCACGTTCACCTTCATGGTGCGCCCCAGCGCCGACCTGTTCCTGCAACCGTCTGATCTGCCTGAATTTCAGTGCAGCGAATGGTTGCACCTGTGTTCCATCGCCCTGTCTCACGAACCCTCGCGCAGCACCGCACTGGAAGCGATACGGCGGATTCGTTCCGCGCAGGGGTGGGTAAGTTTTGACCCGAATATCCGTACCGACCTGTGGCACAGCGAGCAGGCGTTGAAAGACAATCTGGAGCAGGTGCTGGCGCTGGCAGACGTGGTGAAATTGTCGGAAGAGGAATTCCGGTTTCTCAGCGGTAGCGACGATATTCGCCAGGGCAGCGCCAGCCTGATGTCCCGCTACCCCATCAAACGGTTGCTGATGACTCAGGGCGGCAACGGTGTCTGGCTGCATGACGGCCAGCAGTTGCAACATTTTCCGGCGCCCCGCGTCACTCCGGTAGACACCACCGGTGCTGGCGATGCCTTTGTTGCCGGTATGCTCGCCGCGCTGGCTGACTACGATAGCCCACATCAGGTTGATGACTGGCAGGCGGTGCTAACGCAGGCACAGCGCTGCGGCGCGCTGGCGACCACCGCTAAAGGTGCAATGACTGCCTTGCCGTTCGCTCATCAACTCACCGCCGCGCCATAA
- a CDS encoding carbohydrate porin, with protein sequence MIKSGYLAAAVGLTLCTSPALAASSDSIEARLNALEQRLLQAEQRARQAEARADAAEKQAKRLATRTAQVEQKTQQVEHTTQQVAQQTQQVAARATQNEQQTQQVALKTDALASKRNIADGFEFHGYARSGLAIHDSATSSKADIGPGMTPAGETGGNVGRLGNEDDTYLELKLEHRTKLDNGATTRFKVMMADGQRSYNDWTAATSQFNVREAFVELGSLPTFTGAFKDTTLWAGKRFDRDNFDIHWIDSDVVFLAGTGGGIYDVKPVNGWKTNLSLYGRSLGEITSLDNDIQNYIVTSNNFVGPFQFMLSGLHARNNDVKENTGRNNSNNVTNTNAGDSGYHALVAWHGDSFYGLRDGTSKVALLYGHGLGGEVKSIGSDGNLTQNANTWRLATYGTTALNKTWSFAPAILAQSSKDRYVQGDDYRWVTFNARFIQEITENFALAYEGSYQYMNLDPQGYLSRNQVSGGFYKLTFAPTFKVGDIANVLSRPELRVFASYMDWDKRLDRYSSDDAFGSTGFKAGGEWTFGVQMETWF encoded by the coding sequence ATGATAAAGTCAGGTTATCTCGCCGCCGCCGTGGGGCTGACACTCTGTACCTCGCCGGCGCTGGCCGCCTCCTCTGATAGCATTGAAGCACGTCTGAACGCACTGGAGCAGCGTCTGTTACAGGCAGAACAACGCGCCAGGCAAGCGGAAGCCCGCGCCGACGCCGCAGAAAAACAGGCTAAACGACTGGCGACCCGTACCGCACAGGTCGAGCAGAAAACCCAGCAGGTGGAACACACCACCCAACAGGTCGCCCAGCAAACCCAACAGGTGGCGGCACGCGCGACACAAAACGAACAGCAGACCCAGCAGGTGGCGCTGAAAACCGACGCACTGGCCAGCAAGCGTAACATTGCCGACGGCTTTGAATTCCATGGTTATGCCCGTTCAGGTCTGGCTATCCACGACTCCGCCACCAGTTCAAAAGCGGATATCGGCCCCGGCATGACACCGGCGGGCGAAACCGGCGGTAACGTCGGGCGTCTGGGTAACGAAGACGACACCTATCTGGAGCTGAAACTGGAGCACCGCACCAAACTGGACAACGGTGCCACCACCCGTTTCAAAGTGATGATGGCGGACGGCCAGCGCAGCTATAACGACTGGACCGCCGCCACCAGCCAGTTCAATGTGCGTGAAGCCTTTGTGGAGCTAGGCTCGCTGCCGACCTTCACCGGCGCGTTCAAAGACACCACATTATGGGCAGGCAAACGCTTTGACCGCGATAATTTCGACATCCACTGGATAGACTCCGACGTGGTGTTTCTGGCAGGAACCGGCGGCGGCATCTACGACGTGAAACCGGTAAACGGCTGGAAAACCAATCTCTCGCTGTATGGTCGCAGCCTTGGCGAGATCACCTCGCTGGATAACGACATCCAGAACTATATCGTCACCAGCAATAATTTCGTCGGCCCGTTCCAGTTCATGCTAAGTGGCCTGCACGCACGCAACAACGACGTGAAGGAAAACACCGGGCGCAACAACAGCAACAATGTGACCAACACCAACGCTGGCGACAGCGGCTACCATGCGCTGGTTGCCTGGCACGGCGACAGCTTCTACGGCCTGCGCGACGGGACGTCCAAAGTAGCGCTGCTGTACGGCCACGGCCTCGGCGGCGAAGTGAAATCCATCGGCTCCGACGGCAACCTGACCCAGAACGCCAACACCTGGCGTTTGGCAACCTACGGCACCACCGCGCTGAATAAAACCTGGAGCTTCGCCCCAGCCATTCTGGCGCAAAGCAGTAAAGATCGTTACGTTCAGGGGGATGACTACCGTTGGGTGACGTTTAATGCGCGTTTTATTCAGGAAATCACCGAAAACTTCGCGCTGGCCTATGAAGGTAGCTATCAATATATGAATTTAGATCCTCAGGGATACTTATCGCGTAATCAGGTAAGCGGTGGGTTTTACAAGCTGACCTTCGCGCCGACATTCAAAGTAGGCGATATCGCTAACGTGCTCAGTCGCCCGGAACTGCGTGTATTCGCCAGTTACATGGACTGGGATAAACGACTGGATCGTTACAGTAGCGATGATGCGTTCGGCTCCACCGGTTTCAAAGCGGGTGGTGAATGGACCTTCGGCGTCCAGATGGAAACCTGGTTTTAA
- a CDS encoding sucrose-specific PTS transporter subunit IIBC codes for MDIRAIAASLLPLLGGRENIASAAHCATRLRLVLNDDSLADKTAIERVEGVKGCFQNAGQMQIIFGSGLVNKVFAEFINAAGISEASTSEAATLASQKLNPLQRLARLLSNIFVPIIPAIVASGLLMGLLGMIKTYGWVDAGSAIFVMLDMFSSAAFIILPILIGFTAAREFGGNPYLGATLGGILTHPALTNAWGVASGFKTMHLFGLEFAMIGYQGTVFPVLLAVWFMSLVEKRLRKVVPNALDIIVTPFLTVIISGFVAMLVIGPAGRMLGDGISFVLSTLITHAGWLAGLLFGGLYSVIVITGVHHSFHAIEAGLLGNPSIGVNFLLPIWAMANVAQGGACLAVYFKTRDAKIKAIAVPSSLSCLLGITEAAIFGINLRFIKPFLAGLSGGALGGAWVVANHVNMMAVGLTGIPGLAIVQAGSILNYLIGMVIAFGAAFLISLSLKYKTDHT; via the coding sequence ATGGATATTCGAGCTATTGCGGCATCTCTGCTCCCGTTGCTGGGTGGCCGGGAAAATATCGCCAGCGCCGCCCACTGCGCCACCCGCCTGCGGCTGGTGCTCAACGATGACAGCCTGGCCGATAAAACCGCCATTGAGCGTGTCGAGGGCGTCAAAGGTTGTTTCCAGAACGCCGGCCAGATGCAGATTATTTTTGGTTCAGGGCTGGTGAACAAGGTCTTTGCCGAATTTATCAACGCCGCCGGTATCAGCGAAGCCAGCACCAGCGAAGCAGCCACGCTGGCGTCGCAAAAACTTAACCCGCTGCAACGTCTGGCGCGCTTGCTGTCGAACATTTTCGTGCCGATTATTCCGGCGATTGTGGCCTCCGGCCTGTTAATGGGCTTGCTTGGCATGATCAAGACCTACGGCTGGGTTGACGCCGGCAGCGCCATTTTCGTGATGCTGGATATGTTCAGCTCCGCCGCGTTCATCATTCTGCCGATCCTGATAGGCTTTACCGCCGCGCGTGAATTCGGCGGCAACCCCTATCTGGGCGCGACGCTGGGCGGCATTCTCACCCATCCGGCGCTGACCAATGCCTGGGGCGTAGCCAGTGGCTTCAAAACCATGCACCTGTTCGGTCTGGAATTCGCCATGATCGGCTATCAAGGCACCGTGTTCCCGGTGCTGCTGGCGGTGTGGTTCATGAGTCTGGTGGAAAAGCGCCTGCGCAAGGTGGTGCCAAACGCGCTGGATATTATTGTTACGCCGTTCCTGACGGTGATCATTTCCGGCTTCGTCGCCATGCTGGTGATAGGGCCGGCGGGCCGCATGTTGGGCGACGGTATTTCCTTCGTGCTGAGTACGCTGATTACTCATGCAGGCTGGCTGGCCGGGCTGCTGTTTGGCGGATTATATTCAGTCATCGTCATTACCGGCGTGCACCACAGCTTCCACGCCATTGAAGCCGGATTGCTCGGCAACCCGTCTATCGGCGTCAATTTTCTGCTGCCTATCTGGGCGATGGCAAACGTGGCGCAGGGCGGCGCTTGTCTGGCAGTTTATTTCAAAACCCGCGATGCCAAAATCAAGGCCATCGCCGTGCCGTCATCGCTCTCCTGCCTGCTCGGTATTACCGAAGCGGCAATCTTCGGGATTAACCTGCGCTTCATCAAGCCGTTTCTTGCCGGGCTTTCGGGCGGTGCGCTGGGCGGTGCCTGGGTTGTGGCTAATCATGTCAATATGATGGCAGTCGGGCTGACCGGCATTCCCGGCCTTGCTATAGTACAGGCTGGATCAATACTGAATTATCTGATTGGCATGGTGATCGCTTTTGGCGCAGCCTTCCTGATTTCCCTGTCGCTGAAATACAAAACGGATCATACATAA
- a CDS encoding glycoside hydrolase family 32 protein: MKEIHLVKRMACALMSGASRQTYDPHRPLWHLSPQVGLLNDPNGFIQHKGRYHLFYQWNPLACTHGAKFWGHWSSADLVHWRHEPVALVPAESYESHGCYSGSAVADRDTLTLIYTGNVKYDDGSRTAYQCLARANEAGEFDKLGPVLPVPEGYTGHVRDPKVWRHQNDWYMVLGAQDADLQGKVLLYRSPDLLQWHSLGEIAGSRLNGLGDFGYMWECPDLFTLNGHEVLLCCPQGLPAEEERYLNTHQSGYFIGSLDYDNGRFTHQAFHELDLGFEFYAPQTTQSEDGRRLLFGWMGMPDQNEFFQPTITHGWLHTMTCPRELTLRDGQIYQQPARELQSLRHPPHLWQGVADYAPALPASNAELMLDTQGEFQINFDRVMVLCWDGERLTLSRRNHRTNEPEHRYWHDGPLHHLHILCDRSSVEIFINHGQAVMSSRYFPNGDAMVSFSGPGRITLQHWLLTPCVIE; this comes from the coding sequence ATGAAGGAAATTCATCTGGTAAAACGCATGGCCTGTGCCCTGATGTCTGGCGCTTCACGACAGACATATGACCCACACCGGCCATTGTGGCATCTGTCGCCACAAGTCGGGCTGCTGAACGACCCCAACGGGTTCATTCAGCATAAAGGGCGTTACCATCTGTTTTATCAGTGGAACCCGCTGGCCTGTACCCACGGCGCCAAGTTCTGGGGGCACTGGAGTTCTGCCGATCTGGTGCACTGGCGCCATGAGCCGGTGGCGCTGGTGCCGGCAGAAAGCTACGAAAGCCACGGCTGCTACTCTGGTTCCGCCGTAGCAGACCGCGATACCCTAACGCTAATCTACACCGGCAACGTGAAATACGACGATGGCTCCCGTACCGCGTACCAGTGTCTGGCACGAGCTAATGAAGCGGGAGAATTCGACAAGCTCGGCCCGGTGCTGCCGGTGCCGGAAGGATACACCGGCCACGTGCGCGACCCGAAGGTCTGGCGTCATCAGAACGACTGGTACATGGTGCTGGGGGCGCAGGATGCGGATTTACAAGGCAAGGTGCTGTTATACCGGTCGCCTGACCTGCTGCAATGGCATTCTCTGGGGGAAATCGCCGGCTCCCGCCTCAATGGACTGGGCGATTTCGGTTACATGTGGGAATGCCCGGATCTGTTTACGCTGAACGGCCATGAGGTATTGCTCTGCTGTCCGCAAGGCTTACCTGCCGAAGAAGAGCGCTACCTGAATACCCATCAGTCCGGTTATTTCATCGGCTCGCTCGACTACGATAATGGTCGCTTCACCCATCAGGCGTTCCATGAGCTGGATTTAGGCTTCGAATTCTACGCGCCGCAAACCACGCAAAGCGAGGATGGCCGCCGGTTACTGTTCGGCTGGATGGGAATGCCGGACCAGAACGAGTTCTTCCAACCGACCATCACCCACGGTTGGCTCCATACCATGACTTGCCCACGTGAACTGACACTACGCGATGGGCAGATTTACCAGCAGCCGGCCCGTGAACTGCAAAGCCTGCGTCATCCGCCACATCTGTGGCAGGGTGTTGCCGACTACGCACCTGCCTTGCCCGCCAGCAACGCCGAACTGATGCTGGACACACAAGGTGAGTTTCAGATCAACTTCGACAGAGTTATGGTGCTGTGCTGGGACGGCGAGCGCCTGACCCTGAGCCGTCGCAATCACCGCACTAACGAACCGGAACACCGTTACTGGCATGATGGCCCGCTGCACCACCTGCACATTCTGTGCGACCGCTCCAGCGTGGAAATTTTTATCAATCACGGGCAGGCAGTGATGTCATCGCGTTATTTCCCCAACGGCGATGCCATGGTCAGTTTCAGCGGCCCTGGCCGCATCACGCTGCAACACTGGTTGTTAACACCATGCGTGATAGAATAA
- a CDS encoding substrate-binding domain-containing protein — protein sequence MKPTKRVTISDIARLAGVSKSTASLVLNGRSKEFRVSDETRDRVLALAQQQCYQPSIHARSLRSNRSNTLGLVVPEMTNYGFAVISRELECLCREAGLQLLIACTDENASQEMMAVNSLIQRQVDGLIVASSMLSDAEYQKINQQLPVLQFDRAIGDSDLPMVVSEAVESTAALVENIARQHQDEFYFIGGQSRLSPTRDRLSGFMLGLERAGVECHPEWIIRGNYHSSAGYEMFAQLCARLGRPPKALFTAACGLLEGVLRYLNQHNLMDCDMRLCSFDDHYLFDCLPMKIDTVAQDCETLARNSFEMINTLIEGRPLTESRIYVPTRLHWRHPNFHTDPHR from the coding sequence GTGAAACCAACCAAGCGCGTCACAATCAGCGACATCGCCAGGCTGGCAGGTGTGTCTAAATCCACCGCCAGTCTGGTTCTCAATGGCCGCAGCAAAGAGTTCCGCGTTTCGGACGAAACCCGCGACCGGGTGCTGGCGCTGGCACAACAGCAATGCTATCAGCCCAGCATTCACGCTCGCTCTCTGCGCTCCAACCGCAGCAATACGCTGGGGTTGGTGGTGCCGGAAATGACCAACTATGGTTTTGCGGTGATCTCCCGTGAGCTGGAGTGCCTGTGCCGGGAAGCCGGGTTGCAGTTGCTGATCGCCTGTACCGACGAAAATGCCAGTCAGGAGATGATGGCGGTCAACAGTTTGATTCAGCGTCAGGTAGATGGCTTGATCGTCGCCTCCAGTATGCTGAGCGACGCCGAATACCAGAAGATCAACCAGCAGTTGCCGGTATTACAGTTCGACCGGGCAATCGGCGACTCTGACCTGCCGATGGTGGTGTCTGAAGCGGTGGAATCTACCGCCGCGCTGGTGGAAAACATTGCCCGCCAGCATCAGGACGAATTCTACTTTATTGGCGGTCAGTCCCGCCTGTCGCCCACCCGCGACAGACTGTCCGGCTTTATGCTGGGGCTGGAGCGCGCTGGCGTCGAGTGCCATCCGGAGTGGATTATTCGCGGCAACTATCATTCCAGCGCCGGTTACGAGATGTTCGCCCAACTGTGCGCCAGACTGGGCCGGCCACCCAAAGCGCTATTTACCGCCGCCTGCGGACTGCTGGAAGGGGTGCTGCGTTACCTGAACCAACACAACCTGATGGACTGCGATATGCGGTTGTGCAGCTTTGATGATCACTATCTGTTCGACTGCCTGCCGATGAAAATCGACACCGTAGCGCAAGATTGCGAGACTCTGGCGCGCAATAGCTTTGAGATGATCAACACGCTAATTGAAGGGCGTCCGCTGACAGAAAGCCGCATCTACGTCCCAACCCGTCTGCACTGGCGTCATCCGAATTTCCACACCGATCCCCACCGTTAA
- the rhaD gene encoding rhamnulose-1-phosphate aldolase — MRNIELNAAVLAEIEKVVEVSTYLWQREWAERNGGNISVDLTDIFGAAPVNLDDFPHCPLSMVGGSSAFPTDSAGHVFFVKGTGERIRELRDPELAGCVLRIDDQARGYHILWGGRGQPDYKPTSEFISHVEIIMDKQRANLADRCVVHTHPIELIALSHHPRYAHDSASYTQACWQMLPEVRAFVPRGIGIVPYCMPGSQQMADGTTAQLRQHDVAIWEKHGAVATGVDALQAFDFIDVANKGAKLHLMCLASGFEPEGVSTQDMQELKETFKL; from the coding sequence ATGCGCAACATAGAACTCAATGCAGCCGTACTGGCTGAAATCGAAAAAGTAGTCGAAGTCTCCACCTACCTGTGGCAACGCGAATGGGCTGAGCGCAACGGCGGCAACATCTCAGTCGATTTGACTGATATTTTCGGTGCCGCACCGGTCAACCTTGACGATTTCCCTCACTGCCCACTGTCAATGGTGGGCGGCAGCAGCGCTTTCCCTACCGACAGTGCCGGTCATGTTTTTTTTGTCAAAGGCACTGGCGAGCGTATCCGCGAACTGCGCGATCCGGAGCTGGCTGGCTGTGTACTGCGTATTGATGATCAGGCCCGTGGCTATCACATCCTGTGGGGTGGTCGTGGCCAGCCGGATTATAAACCGACCAGCGAATTTATCTCCCACGTCGAGATCATCATGGACAAGCAGCGAGCCAATCTCGCGGATCGCTGTGTGGTGCATACTCATCCGATAGAATTGATCGCATTGTCACATCATCCACGTTATGCCCATGATAGCGCTTCCTACACGCAAGCCTGCTGGCAGATGTTGCCGGAAGTCCGTGCCTTTGTTCCACGCGGGATTGGCATTGTGCCTTACTGTATGCCCGGCAGCCAGCAAATGGCGGACGGCACCACAGCGCAGTTGCGTCAGCATGATGTGGCTATCTGGGAAAAACACGGTGCGGTTGCCACCGGTGTGGATGCATTGCAGGCGTTTGATTTTATAGATGTTGCAAATAAAGGGGCCAAACTGCATCTGATGTGCCTGGCCAGTGGTTTCGAACCTGAAGGCGTGAGTACTCAGGATATGCAAGAGCTTAAAGAAACATTCAAGTTGTAA